Part of the Xanthomonas sp. SI genome is shown below.
GCCTGCTGCTCCAACGCAAGGCGCTGGGTCGGCTGCAAGGTACCGGTGGTATCGACCACGGGCGTGTCCAGCGCCGGGATCGGCGCCTCGCTGGCCGCCTGCGCCCAGGCCAGCAGCGGCACCAGCGCCAGCAGCATCCCGAGCCAGACAAGCCGGCCGCGGCGCGCGCGGCAGTGGCGGATGGTCGTATCGCGCATTGCAGACTCCTGCCGACGCAATCGCGCGGCGGCATCGAAGGGAAGAAACCGCAGCGGCGGCGTGGCCCGGGAAGCGGTTCGCTGGCTTACGCCGCCAGCCCGGCTGCACAAGCTGGCAGCTCCCCGCAGTGCGGGCCGGCGCGCAGCGGCGCCATCGTCGACGCCGCCAGGCGCTGCAACGCGCTTACTGCGCAGGTGCCGGCTGTGGCGACTGCTGCGGTTGCGCTTGCGGCGCAGTCTGCGCCGGCTGGCCACCGAAATTCACCGCCGGCGCCTCGGAGATCTGCGCCTCGTTGGCCACGGAGAAGTTCGGCTTTTCCTTGTAGCCGAAGATCTTCGACGTGATCACCTGCGGGAACGAGCGGATGAAGGTGTTGTAGTCCTGCACCGCCTGGATGTAGCGGCCGCGCGCCACGGTGATGCGGTTCTCGGTGCCTTCCAGCTGCGCCTGCAGGTCGCGGAACGACTGGTCGGACTTGAGGTTCGGATAGTTCTCGGTGACCACCAGCAGCCGCGACAACGCGCTGGACAGCTGGCCCTGCGCTTGCTGGAACTGCTGCAGCGAAGCCGCATCGTCGGCGTTGACCTGGACCTGGCCGACCCGCGCGCGCGCATTGGTCACGTCGGTCAGCACCTGCCGCTCCTGGTCGGCATAGCCCTTGACCGTGTTGACCAGGTTCGGGATCAGGTCGGCGCGGCGCTTGTACTGGTTCAGCACCTCGGACCAGCCGGCCTTGACCGCCTCGTCCTTCTGCTGGATCGCGTTGTAGCCGCAACCGGACAACAGCGCCACCACGGCGGCGAGGAACAACGAGCGGGACAACAGGCGCATGGCGCTCTCCGGCATGAAGACAGGGCGCAGCTTGCCACGCCCCCCGTGAAAACGCAGCCGCGCCTGGGTCAGCCGTTCACCACTTGCCGGCGCCGGGCACGTGGTGCGCGGCGGCGCGGCGGCGCATCAGCAGGTTCAGCCATTCCACCAGCACCGAGAAGCCCATCGCCGCGTAGATGTAGGGCTTGGGCACGTGCACGTCCAGGCCGTCCAGGATCAGCACCACGCCGATCATCAGGATGAACGCCAGCGCCAGCATCTTCACCGTCGGGTTGGCGTCGATGAAGCGGCCCAGCGGGTTGGCCGCCAGCAGCATCACCGCCACCGCCAGCAGCACCGCCGCCACCATCA
Proteins encoded:
- a CDS encoding LemA family protein, whose amino-acid sequence is MRLLSRSLFLAAVVALLSGCGYNAIQQKDEAVKAGWSEVLNQYKRRADLIPNLVNTVKGYADQERQVLTDVTNARARVGQVQVNADDAASLQQFQQAQGQLSSALSRLLVVTENYPNLKSDQSFRDLQAQLEGTENRITVARGRYIQAVQDYNTFIRSFPQVITSKIFGYKEKPNFSVANEAQISEAPAVNFGGQPAQTAPQAQPQQSPQPAPAQ